One Rhodothermales bacterium genomic window carries:
- a CDS encoding tetratricopeptide repeat protein codes for MNPSSVSRLFALLFLAGALTILPARAQDSSPCPRALEMAQTEFDAGLFERSSQRISVCLERGEFSKEEARQAYLLLGMIYYANLQIEQARDSLRNLLKNDPSVELVPEENFKPGFVDLFSEVRSELQPAPIPAPIPAPRSAAHRSGFWVSAGIGPAGNELTCRACDLLPEGDPWRGGNGAGLAIAMGGSLNDRLLIGGEFNHWGRSVDDNPRSAAISSLSAIIRFYPTATTDFFLKGGLGLGGLALEGESVRIDTGGISVQLGLGYDIRLGQGKRFALSPFANLLAVIAEGGQTRVAGAIVTGPQNPGFAQIGLAATWF; via the coding sequence ACTATCCTGCCGGCTCGTGCCCAGGATAGCAGCCCCTGCCCGCGCGCCCTGGAAATGGCGCAGACCGAGTTCGACGCCGGCCTGTTCGAGCGCTCCAGCCAGCGTATCTCTGTCTGCCTCGAACGCGGAGAGTTCTCGAAAGAAGAAGCCCGGCAGGCGTACCTGCTTCTGGGTATGATTTATTACGCCAATCTGCAGATTGAACAGGCGCGCGACTCGCTCCGCAACCTGCTGAAAAACGACCCCTCCGTCGAGCTGGTGCCCGAGGAAAACTTCAAACCCGGATTTGTGGACCTGTTTTCCGAGGTGCGGAGCGAGCTTCAGCCGGCTCCCATCCCGGCCCCCATCCCCGCGCCACGAAGCGCAGCCCACCGGTCGGGCTTCTGGGTGAGCGCCGGGATTGGTCCGGCTGGCAACGAACTGACCTGCCGCGCCTGCGACCTGTTGCCCGAAGGCGACCCCTGGCGTGGCGGCAACGGCGCCGGCCTGGCCATCGCCATGGGCGGCTCGCTGAACGACCGCCTATTGATCGGCGGCGAGTTCAACCACTGGGGCCGTTCCGTCGACGACAACCCCCGCTCTGCCGCCATCAGCTCGCTTTCGGCCATCATCCGGTTTTATCCGACCGCAACGACAGATTTTTTCCTGAAAGGAGGACTCGGCCTCGGCGGCCTGGCGCTGGAAGGTGAGTCCGTTCGCATCGACACCGGCGGCATAAGCGTTCAGCTGGGCCTGGGCTACGACATCCGCCTCGGCCAGGGCAAACGGTTCGCGCTCAGCCCCTTCGCCAATCTGTTGGCGGTCATCGCGGAGGGTGGGCAGACGCGTGTCGCCGGCGCCATAGTCACCGGTCCACAGAACCCGGGGTTCGCCCAGATTGGCCTCGCCGCCACGTGGTTCTAG